Proteins encoded by one window of Methanobacterium sp. CWC-01:
- the cofG gene encoding 7,8-didemethyl-8-hydroxy-5-deazariboflavin synthase CofG, whose amino-acid sequence MPVSKNEIISILNARGDQIPSLMSKASLKRDSNNITFSKNVFIPLTNVCRNDCGYCTFRQDPQDPQTNLLMDPEEVMKIVRNGHDHGCREALFTFGEHADENPLVLNALKKIGQENILDYLYFLCEDTLEKTNLLPHSNPGVLEKSELKMLKDVNASMGLMLETTSERIMNTVAHQHSPGKDPKKRIKTIKNAGKLKIPFTTGLLIGIGETVEERAESLLEIRKIQDKYGHIQEIIIQNFRSKPGIVMQDYPEPSLAEMIRMVVATRILFPDCGVQVPPNLNLEAAQIFLLAGSDDWGGISPLTPDHVNPEAPWPGMKELRRITEDMGFKLTERLPVYDKFINPQFLSDKVLKKISN is encoded by the coding sequence ATGCCAGTATCTAAAAATGAAATCATCTCTATTTTAAATGCCAGAGGGGACCAGATACCATCTCTCATGTCTAAAGCCTCCCTCAAAAGAGATAGTAATAACATAACCTTCTCTAAGAACGTTTTCATACCCCTCACCAATGTGTGCCGCAATGATTGTGGATACTGTACTTTTCGACAGGACCCCCAGGATCCCCAGACTAATCTGCTTATGGATCCGGAAGAAGTAATGAAAATCGTGCGCAACGGCCATGATCACGGGTGCAGGGAGGCTCTTTTTACGTTTGGAGAACATGCGGATGAGAACCCCCTGGTGCTTAATGCCTTGAAAAAAATTGGGCAGGAGAATATTTTAGACTATCTCTATTTCCTATGTGAGGATACTCTTGAGAAAACCAATTTACTTCCTCACAGTAATCCGGGAGTACTTGAAAAGAGTGAATTAAAAATGCTCAAAGATGTAAATGCCTCCATGGGGTTGATGCTGGAGACCACCAGTGAAAGGATCATGAATACCGTGGCCCATCAGCACAGTCCGGGTAAAGATCCTAAAAAAAGGATTAAAACCATCAAAAACGCGGGGAAGCTTAAAATACCCTTCACAACCGGACTTCTTATTGGTATTGGGGAAACTGTGGAAGAAAGAGCAGAGTCACTACTGGAAATACGAAAGATTCAGGATAAATACGGTCACATACAGGAGATTATTATTCAAAACTTTCGTAGCAAACCTGGAATAGTCATGCAAGACTATCCCGAACCATCCCTGGCAGAGATGATAAGAATGGTGGTTGCTACCCGAATCCTCTTTCCGGATTGTGGAGTGCAGGTGCCACCAAACCTCAACTTGGAAGCAGCTCAGATATTTTTACTCGCCGGGTCCGATGATTGGGGAGGAATTTCACCCCTAACCCCAGACCATGTCAATCCTGAAGCTCCCTGGCCCGGAATGAAAGAATTACGACGCATAACCGAAGATATGGGATTCAAATTAACAGAACGGCTGCCAGTGTATGATAAATTCATAAATCCCCAGTTTTTAAGTGACAAAGTGCTGAAAAAGATATCTAATTAA
- a CDS encoding DUF2120 domain-containing protein: protein MRTHNIAGLIMGGLEAFEGSRAAMDTSQMLIVRGMSRKRVQPDELGSTLDQLLKDLGVKEMNLYSDEAGDILGVMDEQIRSSVPINTETDIGGIYRLKESFESMNCHTDYRMGLMEGDIAIFVVIWKDKSGIGPLFVEVVISLLEA from the coding sequence ATGAGAACTCATAACATTGCTGGTCTGATAATGGGCGGCTTAGAAGCTTTTGAAGGTTCTAGGGCCGCGATGGATACCTCCCAGATGTTGATCGTCCGAGGCATGAGTCGGAAAAGAGTGCAACCCGATGAACTGGGATCAACCCTTGACCAGTTACTTAAGGACCTGGGAGTGAAGGAGATGAATTTATACTCCGATGAAGCTGGAGATATTCTGGGAGTTATGGATGAACAGATCCGGAGTTCGGTACCAATCAATACCGAAACTGATATTGGAGGCATTTACCGGCTTAAAGAATCATTTGAATCCATGAACTGTCACACTGACTATCGTATGGGCCTTATGGAAGGGGATATAGCTATTTTTGTGGTGATCTGGAAGGATAAGAGTGGGATTGGTCCTCTGTTTGTGGAAGTTGTTATATCCCTGCTGGAAGCCTAG
- the mptA gene encoding GTP cyclohydrolase MptA — translation MPDTQNKTPSVPVHLTRVGVTGVKKLLKIEREGKRPIVLIPTFDAFVDLPSTQRGIHMSRNPEAISEVLEEALDKTAVEIESLCASIVHSLLNKHKYATHAEVSMKSDFMIMKKSPVTRLKTQEMTKIMADASGIRGEDGEVLIRKMIGAEVVGMTVCPCAQETVKETSKQKLLEFLDEETTEKVLDTVSFSSHNQRGIGMIMIEVPEHQIIRGEDIIEIIEDSMSSSVSEMLKRPDENAVVLHAHQNPMFVEDCVRNMVQKIVHQYSHLPDDTLITVRQVNEESIHRHNAFAEKVATLKELKSEIEEGNGL, via the coding sequence ATGCCAGATACTCAAAATAAGACACCTAGCGTCCCCGTTCACTTAACCAGAGTGGGAGTCACCGGGGTAAAAAAACTCTTAAAAATTGAGAGGGAGGGTAAACGACCCATAGTTCTCATTCCTACTTTTGACGCGTTTGTGGATCTTCCCAGCACACAGCGAGGTATTCACATGTCTCGTAACCCTGAGGCTATAAGTGAAGTTCTCGAGGAAGCTCTTGATAAAACTGCAGTCGAAATCGAGTCTCTGTGCGCGAGTATTGTTCATTCACTCCTAAACAAACATAAGTATGCCACTCATGCCGAGGTAAGCATGAAAAGCGACTTCATGATCATGAAAAAATCGCCAGTCACCCGTCTGAAGACCCAGGAGATGACCAAGATCATGGCCGATGCCAGTGGTATCCGTGGAGAAGATGGGGAGGTGCTCATCCGGAAAATGATCGGTGCCGAAGTAGTGGGGATGACTGTCTGCCCCTGTGCCCAGGAAACAGTTAAAGAAACTTCCAAACAAAAACTTTTAGAATTCCTAGACGAGGAAACCACCGAAAAAGTATTGGACACTGTTTCTTTCTCATCCCACAATCAACGAGGCATAGGAATGATCATGATCGAAGTACCGGAGCATCAGATTATTCGTGGCGAAGATATAATTGAGATAATTGAAGATTCCATGAGTTCTTCAGTTTCTGAAATGCTTAAAAGGCCCGATGAAAATGCGGTGGTTCTCCACGCCCATCAGAACCCCATGTTTGTGGAGGACTGCGTGCGTAACATGGTGCAGAAGATCGTTCATCAATATTCCCATCTGCCGGACGACACCCTCATCACAGTTAGACAGGTTAATGAAGAAAGTATTCATCGACACAACGCCTTTGCAGAAAAGGTAGCTACTTTAAAAGAACTTAAAAGTGAAATCGAAGAAGGTAACGGATTATGA
- a CDS encoding DUF2100 domain-containing protein codes for MEQLRLKQAQTLIKEAGKSIKTSEGLKEPKEGKIDSKTYGEIINLLLETEEFIYTSRPDHNLSLEEAQIFCGNLLEIRDKIDTLLIDFGVMETENLEEEVGKLSSDFIFLTPKANFKKSLTRWGVNPQRIVVAGVPLQIEDMRILNPKLPEKALEPIKVKIEHVKSDLERKIQSFNPKKVLVVIEKDKAGIILAERAEKLFNSSKIEKESIKDMEIQDFLMILKKC; via the coding sequence ATGGAACAGTTAAGACTAAAACAGGCCCAAACATTGATAAAAGAGGCCGGAAAATCCATAAAGACAAGTGAAGGTTTAAAAGAGCCCAAAGAAGGGAAAATTGATTCAAAAACGTATGGTGAGATTATTAACCTGCTGTTGGAAACTGAAGAGTTTATTTACACTTCCAGACCTGATCACAATCTATCGCTGGAAGAGGCCCAAATATTCTGTGGGAATCTTCTGGAAATCAGAGATAAAATTGACACTTTACTAATTGACTTTGGAGTCATGGAAACTGAAAATTTAGAGGAGGAAGTAGGTAAACTTTCTTCAGACTTCATTTTCTTAACCCCCAAAGCAAACTTTAAGAAATCATTGACCCGGTGGGGAGTTAACCCCCAGAGGATAGTGGTGGCGGGAGTGCCGCTTCAGATTGAAGATATGCGAATTCTTAACCCTAAACTTCCTGAAAAAGCGTTAGAACCGATAAAAGTCAAAATAGAACATGTTAAAAGCGATTTGGAGCGAAAAATTCAATCCTTTAATCCGAAGAAGGTTTTAGTGGTGATAGAAAAGGACAAAGCCGGGATAATATTAGCAGAAAGGGCTGAAAAACTTTTCAATTCCTCTAAAATAGAAAAAGAAAGTATAAAGGATATGGAAATTCAGGATTTTCTGATGATACTGAAGAAGTGCTGA
- a CDS encoding histone deacetylase family protein, translating into MMALVYSPEYLEHKTPNHPESPDRLSKIIKGLEEADLIGNIPIFEPYMAKEEDLERVHTSDHVERIRTFCERGGGYLDFDTYASPQSYEIAKLAAGGAIKASELVLNGFSSSYALVRPPGHHATRERAMGFCLFNNLAVALEYLRKVRKIKKFVIFDFDVHYGNGTAHIFYNDPDVLYISIHQDPHTIFPSEGFLEEIGEGAGEGFNLNIPLSPGSGTSDYIYILQRILRPVFKDFNADFYFFDVGFDAHRDDPLSRMLLDDDFYEWMAMEISNQSQPRVLTLEGGYHLEALKRCNLKMINILKEETLEHSQISPEMSRVQEETKNLFKRIEDNFSPFFTF; encoded by the coding sequence ATGATGGCCCTGGTCTATTCACCAGAATACCTGGAACATAAAACCCCTAATCACCCTGAATCCCCAGACCGACTCAGCAAAATAATTAAAGGCCTGGAAGAAGCTGATTTAATAGGGAATATTCCCATTTTTGAGCCATATATGGCAAAAGAAGAAGATTTAGAGCGAGTGCATACTTCAGACCACGTCGAAAGAATTAGAACCTTCTGTGAACGCGGTGGCGGCTATCTTGACTTTGACACCTACGCCTCTCCTCAAAGCTATGAAATAGCCAAGCTAGCGGCTGGAGGGGCCATAAAAGCATCCGAACTTGTACTTAATGGATTCAGTAGTTCTTATGCGCTGGTAAGGCCACCCGGCCATCACGCTACAAGAGAACGTGCCATGGGTTTCTGTTTGTTTAATAATCTTGCGGTGGCCCTGGAATATCTACGAAAAGTTAGAAAGATTAAAAAATTTGTAATATTCGACTTCGATGTCCACTACGGTAACGGAACAGCCCATATATTTTATAACGATCCCGATGTCCTTTACATCTCTATTCACCAGGACCCACATACTATTTTCCCATCAGAAGGTTTCTTAGAAGAGATTGGTGAGGGGGCAGGAGAAGGTTTCAACCTTAACATTCCCCTATCTCCGGGTTCGGGGACATCCGACTACATATACATCCTCCAACGAATATTAAGACCAGTTTTTAAAGATTTTAATGCCGATTTTTATTTTTTTGATGTGGGTTTCGATGCTCACCGGGATGATCCATTATCCAGAATGCTTCTGGATGATGATTTTTATGAATGGATGGCCATGGAAATCTCAAATCAATCCCAGCCCCGGGTTCTGACCCTGGAGGGCGGTTACCATCTGGAGGCATTGAAGCGATGCAACCTGAAAATGATAAATATATTGAAGGAAGAAACACTAGAACATTCTCAAATTTCCCCTGAAATGTCCAGGGTTCAGGAGGAAACTAAAAACTTATTCAAACGCATAGAGGATAATTTTTCACCATTTTTTACATTCTGA
- a CDS encoding Lrp/AsnC family transcriptional regulator: protein MKESGLPNTVKIDDLDRDIISIFNEDGRISYRKIAKKLDISIGTVHNRMEKLTQNGVIKKFAPVIDHQKLGYDLTTIIGVRVTGGVLRNWEDRTAYHHNVLCMYDVTGEFDAILIARFKDTNELDNFIKKLLKEPDVQRTYTQTVLNIVKEDLSSIRML, encoded by the coding sequence ATGAAAGAAAGTGGCCTACCGAATACAGTGAAAATTGATGATCTGGATCGTGACATAATCAGCATATTTAACGAAGACGGGAGAATCTCCTACCGAAAAATCGCTAAGAAACTGGACATATCCATTGGAACCGTACATAACCGCATGGAAAAACTCACCCAAAATGGGGTGATAAAGAAATTTGCACCGGTAATCGATCACCAAAAACTGGGCTATGACCTGACCACCATCATTGGAGTAAGGGTGACGGGCGGAGTCCTAAGAAACTGGGAAGATCGTACCGCCTACCACCACAACGTGCTATGCATGTATGACGTGACAGGGGAGTTCGATGCCATACTCATTGCCCGGTTCAAAGACACCAATGAACTGGATAACTTCATTAAAAAGCTCTTAAAAGAGCCAGATGTCCAAAGAACCTACACACAGACCGTTTTAAACATAGTGAAGGAAGATTTAAGCTCGATAAGGATGCTCTAA
- a CDS encoding winged helix-turn-helix domain-containing protein produces MKTLITNLRGQCLFNASMKTQPDGLISLHDNKKQKTELESFLKGGEIIIESEDMLESCQKIADVIKGAQKHGKVLVAFGSGEIGPLLNFVANLEEVDELYTCYGKKIIRLPILKMDLSQTRLRILELLSEQELKAVELGKIIGISRPMAYKHLKVLINGGLVKKSSRMERYAITKTGRLTIYRQRTKD; encoded by the coding sequence ATGAAAACTCTTATAACTAATCTGCGAGGCCAGTGCCTTTTCAACGCATCAATGAAGACCCAACCGGATGGATTGATAAGTCTCCATGATAACAAAAAACAGAAGACTGAACTCGAATCTTTCCTGAAAGGTGGTGAAATAATAATTGAGAGCGAAGATATGCTGGAGTCCTGCCAGAAAATCGCTGATGTGATCAAAGGAGCACAAAAGCATGGCAAAGTGTTGGTGGCATTTGGCAGTGGAGAAATTGGGCCACTTTTAAATTTTGTAGCCAATCTGGAAGAAGTGGATGAACTATACACCTGTTACGGGAAGAAAATCATTAGACTCCCGATTTTAAAGATGGATTTATCCCAGACCCGACTCAGAATATTGGAACTCCTCTCCGAACAGGAGTTAAAGGCCGTGGAACTTGGAAAGATAATTGGCATATCCAGACCAATGGCCTACAAACACTTGAAGGTCCTGATTAATGGCGGTTTGGTGAAGAAATCTTCGCGAATGGAAAGATATGCCATCACCAAAACCGGCAGGTTAACAATCTATAGGCAAAGAACAAAAGATTAA
- a CDS encoding tributyrin esterase: MENLSTRQLNVEIKKALAQDKYRITLDNPGKLDSIAVGLNSGVDILLRGDVGDFVGALNNGAFIEIDGSTGRYVGDNMTSGEIIVRGSAEDGVGFGTYNGTIVVYGDAGNAVGQLNKGGTIIIDGNMGNLAGLYMLSGDIIVTGNAGVDTGDWMIGGTIYVAGDFETGANGAINELDEDDKSKLSKLFSQYEIEADIDGFKKIEPKELRPFYGGN, from the coding sequence GTGGAGAATCTGTCAACTCGACAGTTGAATGTGGAGATTAAGAAAGCTTTAGCTCAAGATAAATACAGAATAACCCTGGATAATCCTGGAAAATTGGATTCCATTGCTGTAGGTTTGAACTCTGGCGTAGATATACTACTAAGGGGAGATGTGGGGGACTTTGTAGGGGCCCTTAACAATGGTGCCTTCATCGAAATTGATGGTAGCACAGGTCGTTACGTCGGCGACAATATGACCTCCGGAGAAATTATAGTCAGGGGTTCTGCTGAAGACGGAGTGGGATTTGGAACTTACAACGGAACTATAGTAGTTTATGGTGATGCTGGAAACGCGGTAGGTCAGCTCAATAAGGGTGGAACCATAATTATTGACGGTAATATGGGAAACCTGGCGGGGCTGTACATGCTCAGTGGGGATATTATCGTCACCGGAAACGCCGGTGTGGATACCGGTGATTGGATGATTGGCGGCACCATATATGTGGCTGGAGACTTTGAGACCGGTGCCAACGGAGCCATTAATGAACTGGATGAGGATGATAAGTCCAAACTCTCAAAATTATTCTCACAATACGAAATCGAAGCAGATATTGACGGATTCAAAAAGATCGAACCCAAAGAGTTAAGACCTTTCTACGGGGGGAATTAA
- a CDS encoding glutamate synthase-related protein: MKQILLTNSEKCDGCNDCVEACAKVNGESSIFLHKMTDGYQAILCQQCINPSCMRGCFRDAIYRENDVVHIDQDSCVGCRLCMLMCPIGCITHTEDQILKCEQQCLQSENDIPACVKSCSEGCLEVVDVKEFATGLQRGFEIENNLTKPSSTRAMSPSNDLAIATQGLCVFCGTCEIVCPTNAIEIVGDHAEIDKTKCIMCGSCTAACPVLIPTGAGSIWDPRTIADIRYTSKAGKYVLRGFGTERRLPNFDDIIILPAQASIAPVDKYREACNTKVVLGSRYAENPLELATPVLIAGMSFGALSEECKLAMAKGSSLVGSCANTGEGGMLPREREYADKLMVQYSSGRFGVSADYLNVADAIEVKIGQGAKPGMGGHLLAEKVSPKVAKIRGIPIGTDALSPARFLDATQDGDLAKHIELIREVTDWQVPIVVKLGPGRVHEDVQLVAEAGADVISVDGMEGGTGAAPAVVIEHTGIPTLAALMEAVHGLEEIGMKDTVDLIITGGIRSGADVAKAMALGADAAYIGTGAMIAMGCVACRMCYTGKCPVGVATQDPTLCERLDIDVAAMKVANYIKSMTEETKMLAQLAGHDDVRKFEPDDLRALNSDTATITGVRLTGT; this comes from the coding sequence ATGAAACAGATCCTTTTAACCAATTCTGAAAAGTGTGATGGCTGTAATGACTGTGTTGAAGCCTGTGCTAAAGTCAACGGGGAAAGCAGCATCTTCCTACACAAGATGACCGATGGATATCAGGCCATCCTGTGTCAGCAATGCATCAATCCATCCTGCATGCGCGGTTGCTTCCGAGATGCCATCTACCGGGAGAACGATGTTGTTCATATTGACCAGGACTCCTGCGTAGGCTGCCGGCTGTGTATGCTCATGTGTCCCATTGGCTGCATCACCCACACCGAAGACCAGATCCTGAAGTGCGAGCAACAGTGCCTCCAATCAGAAAATGATATCCCAGCTTGTGTTAAATCATGTTCTGAGGGCTGTTTAGAAGTGGTTGATGTTAAAGAGTTTGCCACAGGCTTGCAAAGAGGTTTCGAAATCGAGAACAACCTCACCAAACCTTCTTCTACTCGGGCTATGTCACCTTCTAATGACCTGGCCATTGCAACCCAGGGATTATGCGTATTCTGTGGAACCTGCGAAATTGTGTGCCCCACCAACGCCATAGAAATTGTGGGCGACCATGCAGAAATTGATAAAACCAAGTGTATAATGTGTGGATCGTGCACTGCAGCCTGTCCAGTACTTATACCAACTGGAGCAGGAAGTATATGGGATCCTAGGACCATTGCCGATATAAGATACACTTCCAAGGCAGGAAAATATGTATTGCGAGGTTTTGGAACCGAACGCAGATTACCAAACTTTGACGACATAATCATACTCCCTGCCCAGGCATCCATTGCACCGGTGGATAAATACCGGGAAGCCTGTAACACCAAAGTGGTTCTGGGAAGTCGGTACGCTGAAAATCCCTTGGAACTCGCGACTCCGGTTCTGATTGCCGGGATGTCCTTCGGAGCTCTCAGTGAGGAGTGTAAATTGGCCATGGCCAAGGGATCTTCTCTGGTAGGATCCTGTGCCAACACTGGAGAAGGAGGAATGCTGCCCCGAGAAAGGGAATATGCGGATAAACTGATGGTTCAATACTCATCCGGACGTTTCGGTGTTTCAGCAGACTATCTCAACGTGGCTGATGCCATTGAGGTAAAGATAGGTCAGGGGGCTAAGCCAGGTATGGGAGGACACCTTTTAGCAGAAAAGGTAAGTCCCAAGGTGGCTAAAATTAGGGGAATACCCATAGGAACCGATGCCCTTAGTCCAGCTCGGTTCCTGGATGCCACCCAGGACGGAGACCTGGCCAAACACATCGAACTGATAAGGGAAGTAACCGACTGGCAAGTACCTATTGTGGTCAAATTAGGACCAGGAAGAGTACACGAGGATGTGCAACTGGTGGCTGAAGCCGGAGCCGACGTGATCTCCGTGGATGGTATGGAAGGAGGAACCGGGGCGGCACCAGCAGTGGTTATCGAACACACGGGAATACCCACCCTGGCGGCCCTGATGGAAGCGGTACACGGCCTGGAGGAAATCGGAATGAAGGACACCGTGGACCTTATCATCACTGGTGGAATACGCAGTGGTGCCGACGTGGCCAAGGCCATGGCCCTGGGAGCAGATGCAGCTTACATCGGAACCGGAGCCATGATCGCCATGGGCTGTGTAGCCTGTCGTATGTGTTACACTGGAAAATGTCCTGTGGGGGTGGCCACCCAGGATCCAACCCTATGTGAGCGTCTGGATATAGACGTAGCGGCCATGAAGGTGGCTAACTACATTAAATCCATGACTGAGGAGACCAAGATGCTGGCCCAGCTTGCCGGTCATGATGACGTTCGTAAGTTCGAACCAGATGATCTGCGGGCTTTGAACTCGGATACTGCCACCATAACTGGTGTAAGGTTGACCGGGACTTAA
- a CDS encoding DUF4013 domain-containing protein, with protein sequence MNVGENISDSLQYPIQDWVKLLILGIILIIPIVNFIALGYYLRIIKSTLAGIDDIPDFDDVGELFIDGLKILIVGIIYSIIPLIFYLLAFVFAGTGDFSNVAFNGIALLFFIIAILLAIIISIFAYVGIANMAYYDGEIGAALRYSEILDRIRAIGWGNYIIWWIVLMVVLTVIGLIIGLVGGILMFILIGFLVFLLGYGYLLMFQGRSVALIFAESAEYEPVE encoded by the coding sequence ATGAATGTTGGAGAAAACATAAGTGATTCTCTGCAATATCCCATTCAAGATTGGGTAAAGTTACTTATTTTGGGAATTATCCTGATAATCCCGATTGTAAACTTTATCGCCCTTGGATATTACTTAAGAATCATAAAATCAACTTTAGCTGGTATTGATGATATTCCAGATTTCGACGATGTTGGAGAACTATTTATTGATGGTCTAAAGATTTTAATTGTTGGTATAATTTACTCAATAATACCCCTAATCTTCTATCTGCTTGCATTTGTATTCGCAGGAACCGGAGATTTCAGTAATGTGGCATTTAACGGGATTGCACTGCTCTTCTTCATAATAGCAATTCTACTCGCTATAATCATAAGCATATTTGCTTATGTTGGTATCGCTAACATGGCCTACTACGATGGCGAGATCGGCGCAGCTTTGAGATACAGCGAAATACTCGACCGAATCAGAGCAATTGGATGGGGAAATTATATCATCTGGTGGATCGTGCTAATGGTAGTTCTAACCGTAATAGGACTTATCATTGGTCTGGTCGGAGGAATACTGATGTTCATTCTCATTGGTTTCCTTGTATTCTTATTAGGATACGGTTATCTACTGATGTTCCAAGGTAGATCCGTAGCTTTAATCTTTGCAGAAAGCGCAGAATACGAACCTGTGGAATAA
- a CDS encoding tRNA (guanine(10)-N(2))-dimethyltransferase, producing MDHVLINEGQVKIRIPPFEKVSSRAPVFYNPVMELNRDLSVLAIQQFKSEIEKGLSICDAFGGSGIRGIRYAKEVSGVEGVVINDVNPRAVALARDNSLKNGLNNITVCQKDANLILRLCKGKFNVVDIDPFGTPSPFIDSAAVNLPRNSMLAVTATDTSALCGTYPEPCIRKYGSKPLKTEYCHENGLRILAGFLSLSFARYKKFLTFKFSHSTEHYLRIYATISKGAKKTDKSLNNMGYIAYCPRCLNRQVFYGMAPLVDARCPRCEHSLRVAGPLWCGDIQDSDFISGMIEKSEKLVLNRRKDAMKLLKLCKAESKAPPTFYEIHTICSKLKISAPPLMELLDLLKAAGYMASPTHFTPTGIKTSAPLELVEELIEELVERRNINAEA from the coding sequence ATGGATCATGTGCTTATAAATGAGGGACAGGTGAAAATCAGGATCCCCCCCTTCGAGAAAGTATCCTCCCGGGCTCCGGTTTTTTACAATCCGGTTATGGAATTAAACCGGGATCTGTCGGTGCTGGCCATTCAGCAATTTAAATCCGAAATAGAGAAGGGTTTAAGTATCTGTGATGCCTTTGGAGGTAGTGGTATCAGAGGAATACGCTACGCGAAAGAGGTTTCAGGGGTAGAAGGGGTGGTGATAAACGATGTCAATCCCCGGGCAGTGGCCCTGGCCAGGGATAATTCCCTAAAAAATGGTTTAAACAACATCACTGTCTGTCAGAAGGATGCTAACCTGATTCTACGTCTTTGTAAGGGCAAATTCAACGTGGTAGATATTGATCCCTTTGGAACTCCCTCTCCTTTCATAGACTCGGCTGCAGTAAACCTTCCTCGGAATAGTATGCTGGCTGTGACTGCCACCGACACTTCGGCCCTGTGTGGCACCTACCCGGAACCCTGTATCAGGAAGTACGGCTCTAAACCACTTAAAACTGAGTATTGTCATGAAAATGGTTTGAGGATACTGGCCGGGTTTTTATCGCTGTCTTTTGCCCGGTATAAGAAGTTTTTAACCTTCAAGTTCTCCCATAGCACTGAACATTACCTGCGTATCTATGCCACCATCAGTAAAGGGGCTAAAAAAACTGATAAATCCCTGAATAATATGGGTTACATTGCCTACTGTCCCCGCTGCCTTAACCGTCAGGTCTTTTATGGTATGGCTCCCCTTGTTGATGCCAGATGCCCTCGCTGTGAACATTCCCTGCGGGTGGCTGGTCCCCTGTGGTGTGGGGATATACAGGATTCTGATTTTATATCAGGAATGATTGAAAAAAGTGAAAAATTAGTCTTAAATCGCCGAAAAGATGCCATGAAACTTTTAAAACTCTGTAAAGCAGAGTCAAAGGCACCCCCTACTTTTTATGAAATTCACACCATCTGCAGTAAGCTTAAAATAAGTGCACCCCCCCTGATGGAGTTGTTAGATCTACTCAAAGCTGCGGGTTACATGGCTTCTCCCACCCATTTCACACCCACGGGGATAAAAACCTCCGCCCCACTGGAACTGGTGGAGGAACTGATTGAAGAACTGGTTGAACGCCGTAATATTAATGCTGAGGCTTAG
- a CDS encoding CPBP family intramembrane glutamic endopeptidase, translated as MFHSLYLENAKTGKNNWWRYLFTLLGSLGLASIAAGLIIALIVVIYTVLNYPVISPDMINTLISINNPLFIILITGVTYAVSFFLFYLFVRFLHHKNFKMLVNYGVGFRWRMLLKGGFIWFVILSLLSFPDFLLNPGAYQVSLNFEAFYLLLGLSALVFPVQASFEELLFRGYLMQGISLISERPIIPLLLTSTLFGLVHFFNGANLDQSLSIVVSTFLIGLMLGIIALADNGLETAMGVHIVNNLFVALIFNSADSGLPGLPSLITAPASNPFTGIPFLILAVILMLVVLYWNQMRKLGEIFGAK; from the coding sequence ATGTTCCATTCACTCTACCTGGAAAATGCAAAAACCGGAAAAAACAACTGGTGGAGATATCTTTTCACCCTATTAGGTTCATTAGGGCTGGCGAGCATAGCCGCAGGACTAATAATAGCGCTTATAGTAGTTATTTACACTGTTCTTAATTACCCGGTAATTAGCCCGGATATGATAAATACTCTAATCTCCATCAACAACCCGCTATTTATAATTCTCATTACCGGAGTTACCTACGCCGTATCATTCTTTCTTTTCTACCTTTTTGTACGGTTTTTGCATCATAAGAACTTTAAAATGCTGGTAAACTATGGGGTGGGATTTCGTTGGAGGATGTTATTAAAGGGGGGCTTCATATGGTTCGTGATACTCTCATTACTGAGTTTCCCAGATTTTTTACTCAATCCTGGCGCATACCAGGTGTCCCTAAACTTTGAAGCCTTTTATCTACTGCTGGGTTTAAGTGCATTGGTCTTCCCGGTACAGGCTTCCTTTGAGGAATTACTATTCAGGGGGTACCTGATGCAGGGCATTAGTCTCATCTCCGAAAGGCCCATCATTCCCTTACTGCTCACATCAACCCTATTTGGGCTGGTACATTTTTTCAATGGAGCTAACCTCGATCAGAGCCTGTCCATAGTGGTTTCTACTTTCCTTATTGGTCTAATGCTGGGGATCATTGCCTTGGCCGATAATGGCCTGGAGACCGCCATGGGAGTACATATCGTAAACAACCTCTTCGTGGCATTGATATTTAACTCTGCAGACTCCGGCCTGCCAGGACTACCTTCACTCATCACCGCACCCGCTTCCAATCCATTTACAGGTATACCGTTCCTGATTCTAGCAGTAATTTTAATGTTAGTGGTCCTATACTGGAATCAG